The Fuscovulum sp. sequence TCTGGGTCTGCACTCGGTCTCCGTCGTGCTGCACCCCGAAGTGTCGGTCCGCATCACGCTGAACGTCGCGCGTTCGCCGGAAGAAGCCGAACTGCAAGCCGCCGGCAAATCCATCCAGGAACTCGCCGCCGAGGCCGAAGCTGCCGCCGATTTCGAGATCGCCGAACTGTTCGACGATCTGGGTGGCGCAGCGACCGAAGACGCATAAGCGCACCCTCTGGGACAGTGATCACAGGCCGCGCCGGGCAACCGGCGCGGCTTTTCCTTTGGGCCAACACCCCGAACTCCGTGGACTACATGATTTACTTTTGTAGTACACGCCGCTATGTACTACAAAAATCACTTTCGTAGTACACGCCATGCGCCCACACAGCCACACCGCAATCGCAGCCTACATCGACCTCCTCCGTGCGCTGCGCGAGGATGACATCTCGCAGCATTCAGGCACGCCATTCCTCGAAATGCGCGGCAATCGCGGATACTGGTACGAAACCATCCGTATCGGCACGACAGTTCGCAAACGCTACATCGGCGAGGACACGCCTGAAACGGCAGACCTCATTGCACGCTCGACAGATCTTGCCGCAACCCGTGCTGACCGTGCCGCCCTGCGCACGCGCCTCGTCCGCCTTTTGCGCGCCGAGGGTTTCCTTTCGGTGGATCGCACGACAGGCTCCCTGCTTTCGGCAATGGCACGTACCGGTGTCTTCCGGCTTGGCGGAACGATCGTCGGCACTCATGCCTTCCGCCATTATGAAGGCGAGCTCGGCATCGCTTTTCCACTTGATCAGGCAGCGCAGACCGATGATCTGGACATCGCCCAGTTCGAGCGCCTCAGCCTTGCTTTGAACGACCATGTCGATGAACCACTGCCAAACCTCTTCCGCGATCTCGACTTTGACCCTGTTCCAACTCTCGACAGCCGGGCCGTCTGGCGCTGGCGTCAGTCGAACGCAGAAACGCTCATCGAATTCCTCACCCCTTCCTTCCGCCCGGAAGAAGACATCCGCGATCTGCCCGCGCTCGGCGTCTCGGCCCAGTCGTTGCACTACCTCAACTATCTGATCGCCGAACCGATCAAGGCCGCCGCCCTCTATCGTTCGGGCCTGCTGATCCAAATCCCCCGTCCCGAACGCTTTGCCATCCACAAGCTCATCGTCGCCGATCGCCGCCGCGGCGGCCCCGA is a genomic window containing:
- a CDS encoding GSU2403 family nucleotidyltransferase fold protein, which translates into the protein MRPHSHTAIAAYIDLLRALREDDISQHSGTPFLEMRGNRGYWYETIRIGTTVRKRYIGEDTPETADLIARSTDLAATRADRAALRTRLVRLLRAEGFLSVDRTTGSLLSAMARTGVFRLGGTIVGTHAFRHYEGELGIAFPLDQAAQTDDLDIAQFERLSLALNDHVDEPLPNLFRDLDFDPVPTLDSRAVWRWRQSNAETLIEFLTPSFRPEEDIRDLPALGVSAQSLHYLNYLIAEPIKAAALYRSGLLIQIPRPERFAIHKLIVADRRRGGPDQIKSRKDRAQAALLIRTLAEDRPDDLREAYADARSRGPRWEARIDASLKRLPESAALLAAL